The nucleotide sequence AGGACCTATTAATATAAATAATGATCATAGTGACTCAATGGGAGCTAGAGATACTGGTTGGATTCAAATTTACAGTGAAAGTAATCAAGAAGCTTATGATAATTTTATACAAGCAGTTAGAGTAGGTGAGCACAAAGATGTTCAACTGCCAGTAATGGTATGTCAAGATGGATTTATAACAAGTCATGCAGTTGAAAATATAGAGCTTATTGAAGATGAAAAAGTTAAAGCTTTCGTGGGTCAATATACACCAGAAGATTATATGCTTAATACTAAGAGACCTATTTCTATCGGACCGTATGATACAGTTGCTTATTATATAGAGCATAAAAGAAATCAGGCAGAAGCTATGAAGAATGCTAAAAATGTAATCCTTCAAGTAGCAGAAGAATTTGAAAAATTGACGGGTAGAAAATATGGTTTATTCGATACATATAAACTGGAAGACGCAGAGCTCGCAATTGTAGTTATAAATTCTACTGCAGGAACTGCAAAAGCTGCTATAGATTCAATGAGAGCTAAAGGCAAAAAAGTAGGATTATTAAAAATAAGGATTTTCAGGCCATTTCCAATGGAAGAAATAGCAAAAGCACTTCAACATGTTAAGGCTATTGCTGTAATGGATAAAGCTGAAGGTTTCTCAGCAGCAGGTGGTCCACTATTTGCCGAAGTAAGATCTGCTCTTTATGATGCTAAAGAAAAGCCTATGATTGTAAACTATATTTACGGTCTTGGTGGAAGAGACGTAAGAACAAATGATATCGAGAGTGTATATAATGATTTAGCTCAAATATGTCAAAATGGACAAACTGGAGAAGTATATAGATATTTAGGAGTTAGGGAATAGGAGGTGTAATATAATGAGTTATAATTTTAAGGAAGAAATGAATAAACCAGAAAGATTAACTGGTGGTCATAGAATGTGTGCCGGATGTGGTGCTCCTATTGCCGTAAGAGGAGTACTTAGAGCACTTAAAGCAGAAGATCATGCCATTATTGCAAGTGCAACAGGATGTCTTGAAGTTTCAACTAACTTATATCCTTATACAGCATGGAAAGATTCTTTTATTCACAGTGCATTTGAAAATGCAGGTGCAACTATAAGTGGTGCGGAGGCAGCTTATATTGCTTTAAAAAGAAAAGGAAAAATTGATGAGGATCATAAATTCATTGCATTTGGTGGAGATGGTGGTACTTATGATATCGGTTTTCAATCTCTTTCTGCTGCAATGGAAAGAGGTCATGACATGGTTTATGTTTGTTATGACAATGAAGCTTATATGAATACAGGTATTCAGAGATCCTCAGCTACGCCAAAATATGCTGATACTACAACAACACCAGTAGGCTCAGAAAGTTCAGGAAAAAAACAGTTTAGAAAAGATTTAACACAAGTTATAGCTGCTCACGAAATTCCTTATGTTGCTCAAACAACATTTATAGGAAATTTTAAAGATCTTCATGAAAAGGCTGAGAAAGCTATTTACACAAAGGGAGCAGCATTTCTTAATGTGTTAGCACC is from Clostridium fermenticellae and encodes:
- a CDS encoding thiamine pyrophosphate-dependent enzyme — protein: MSYNFKEEMNKPERLTGGHRMCAGCGAPIAVRGVLRALKAEDHAIIASATGCLEVSTNLYPYTAWKDSFIHSAFENAGATISGAEAAYIALKRKGKIDEDHKFIAFGGDGGTYDIGFQSLSAAMERGHDMVYVCYDNEAYMNTGIQRSSATPKYADTTTTPVGSESSGKKQFRKDLTQVIAAHEIPYVAQTTFIGNFKDLHEKAEKAIYTKGAAFLNVLAPCPRGWRYKTEDIMEICRLAVETCYWPLFEVINGEWKLSYKPKTKLPIEEFLKPQKRFKHLFKKGNEPLIADIQANVDKKWNDLLIRCGEK
- the porA gene encoding pyruvate ferredoxin oxidoreductase; its protein translation is MAIRERLSGNEAVAIAMKQINPDVVAAFPITPSTEIPQYFSQYVANGKVGTEFVPVESEHSAMSACIGSEAAGARTMTATSSCGLALMWEMLYVAASARLPITLSCVNRALTGPININNDHSDSMGARDTGWIQIYSESNQEAYDNFIQAVRVGEHKDVQLPVMVCQDGFITSHAVENIELIEDEKVKAFVGQYTPEDYMLNTKRPISIGPYDTVAYYIEHKRNQAEAMKNAKNVILQVAEEFEKLTGRKYGLFDTYKLEDAELAIVVINSTAGTAKAAIDSMRAKGKKVGLLKIRIFRPFPMEEIAKALQHVKAIAVMDKAEGFSAAGGPLFAEVRSALYDAKEKPMIVNYIYGLGGRDVRTNDIESVYNDLAQICQNGQTGEVYRYLGVRE